In Flavobacteriales bacterium, one genomic interval encodes:
- a CDS encoding T9SS type A sorting domain-containing protein: MTPRTTIPIPRVVQGCLLLVAVAFMQPIASAQSWTQLGMDIDGEEEWNFSGRAVSISADGSTVAIGASDNDGNGTHAGHVRVYKFVSGNWIQQGADIDGEAAFDESGASVSLSDDGLTLAIGAIYNDGNGSGINTGQVRVYQWDGSAWTQLGADIDGEADDDSAGWSVSLSTDGLTLAIGAPGNSENGTYAGSVRVYEFVAGQWMQLGADIDGEAAGDVSGWSVSLSADGSTVAIGAPQNDGNGDDSGHVRVYEFMAGEWVQLGSDLDGEAVDDAFGGSISLSDDGVTLAIGARFNNGNGIRAGRVRVYEFLSGLWTPLGAAIDGEAAFDESGATVNLSANGLTLAIGAPNNDGYMFSAGHVRVYKFLSGGWIQHGADIDGEGESDHSGGSTSDISGCAIALSAGGSTVAIGAPFNGGNGNLSGHVRVYQDPNVVGIVENGFGPNLTVQPNPTTGHITISLDHYYNDLHVEVSDITGKQVATFNFGTAAQVTFELEGASGIYFLDITSAEGKSASVKVVKN, translated from the coding sequence ATGACCCCAAGAACCACCATTCCAATTCCAAGAGTTGTTCAAGGTTGCCTCTTGCTCGTTGCCGTTGCTTTTATGCAACCAATTGCAAGTGCCCAGTCCTGGACCCAACTCGGTATGGACATCGATGGTGAAGAGGAATGGAACTTCTCTGGTCGGGCCGTAAGCATTAGTGCTGATGGATCGACTGTTGCCATTGGGGCTAGTGATAATGATGGAAACGGGACACATGCCGGTCATGTTCGGGTATACAAATTCGTTTCAGGAAATTGGATACAGCAAGGAGCGGATATTGACGGGGAAGCTGCATTTGACGAATCTGGTGCCTCGGTAAGCTTAAGTGATGATGGGTTGACGCTTGCCATTGGCGCTATTTATAATGACGGAAACGGAAGTGGAATTAATACTGGCCAAGTTCGGGTGTATCAATGGGATGGATCTGCGTGGACACAACTAGGAGCTGACATTGACGGAGAAGCTGATGATGACTCAGCAGGTTGGTCGGTTAGCTTAAGTACTGATGGGTTGACCCTGGCAATTGGAGCTCCTGGGAATAGCGAGAACGGAACATACGCAGGTAGTGTCAGGGTGTATGAATTCGTCGCGGGGCAATGGATGCAGTTAGGAGCGGATATTGATGGGGAAGCAGCCGGTGACGTTTCAGGTTGGTCCGTAAGCTTAAGTGCAGATGGTTCTACCGTTGCGATCGGGGCTCCTCAAAACGACGGGAACGGAGACGATTCCGGCCACGTGCGGGTCTATGAATTCATGGCAGGAGAATGGGTCCAGTTAGGTTCCGATCTTGATGGTGAAGCGGTGGATGACGCATTCGGTGGCTCGATAAGTCTAAGCGATGACGGCGTGACACTTGCCATTGGGGCGCGCTTCAATAACGGAAACGGGATCAGGGCAGGCCGTGTGCGCGTGTATGAATTTCTTTCTGGGCTGTGGACACCACTTGGTGCGGCTATTGATGGTGAAGCAGCCTTTGATGAATCCGGTGCTACAGTAAACTTGAGCGCCAATGGTTTGACCCTTGCCATTGGGGCACCTAATAATGATGGGTACATGTTCAGTGCAGGTCATGTGCGGGTGTATAAATTCCTATCAGGGGGTTGGATACAGCACGGAGCAGATATTGACGGCGAAGGTGAAAGTGACCATTCAGGTGGCTCCACAAGCGATATTTCAGGTTGCGCCATTGCTTTAAGTGCTGGTGGATCGACCGTGGCAATAGGGGCTCCCTTTAATGGTGGCAACGGAAACCTTTCCGGCCATGTTCGGGTGTATCAAGACCCCAATGTTGTTGGCATAGTCGAAAATGGTTTCGGCCCAAACCTCACTGTTCAACCCAACCCTACAACCGGCCACATTACCATTTCGCTTGACCATTATTACAACGATCTACATGTAGAGGTAAGCGACATTACCGGCAAGCAAGTAGCCACCTTCAACTTCGGCACAGCTGCGCAGGTCACATTCGAACTGGAAGGTGCAAGCGGAATCTACTTTCTGGATATTACTTCTGCTGAAGGAAAGTCGGCAAGCGTTAAGGTGGTCAAGAACTGA
- a CDS encoding T9SS type A sorting domain-containing protein: MRTTLTLLAALPLALMAQTNYDIEVGGSMLQPQNLPYYDPQFLTIDVGDMVTWNGVDGSHNAWGELDVFPTNPEGFGSGVPQQAPWVYSHTFTIPGTYDFHCSAVFQGMPHSATQFGAITVLDPNGIAEVSPWGELSLYPVPATENLTLKIPTTTPLTVTVFNSNGTLQQTTTTVQNGTLQLDVTNWNAGLYMLRLMDDNGEQVVRSFVVQ, translated from the coding sequence ATGAGAACAACACTTACATTACTTGCTGCACTTCCACTTGCCTTGATGGCGCAAACCAATTATGACATTGAAGTCGGTGGGTCCATGTTACAACCGCAGAACCTGCCCTATTACGACCCGCAATTTCTAACGATAGACGTTGGTGATATGGTTACCTGGAATGGCGTAGATGGATCGCATAATGCATGGGGTGAGCTGGATGTGTTCCCAACCAATCCTGAAGGATTCGGAAGCGGAGTGCCACAACAAGCTCCATGGGTCTATTCCCACACCTTTACAATACCGGGCACTTACGACTTCCATTGCTCGGCCGTATTCCAAGGCATGCCGCACAGCGCGACCCAGTTCGGTGCGATCACCGTACTTGATCCGAACGGTATTGCAGAGGTAAGCCCATGGGGCGAACTTTCGCTTTATCCAGTGCCTGCCACCGAGAACCTAACGTTGAAGATCCCGACGACCACCCCACTAACGGTTACCGTATTCAACAGCAACGGCACCCTGCAACAAACAACCACCACCGTCCAGAACGGCACCCTGCAATTGGATGTGACCAACTGGAACGCTGGCCTCTACATGCTTCGGCTTATGGATGACAATGGCGAACAGGTTGTTCGCTCATTCGTTGTTCAATAA
- a CDS encoding T9SS type A sorting domain-containing protein: MKPLSVKTTVLTALTLLGLGDLLAQRDSTFNMTSWNNFDFNGFSFGATDVAEDVTIQSTGRIVVGGWFASGAGGNGWNCGMTGFMTSGLLDSTFGVDGSSRLDISLASNDRGVSLIVDGVDRLYLGGGSDSRSAICRFTQDGIIDSTFGVNGRVVEQGSIANGITQIVWDDQARLLCSGSYGSDGAIWRLSEDGTYDGSFGTNGRVLMEALASSSSFNCIAFDTATTTYTVAGNTGSDILVARFSAAGTLDTTFAGTGWTTRSLSNFNDELHSIAIDSEHRILVGGSQTNGNEAVVLRYQWNGILDTTWNENGVVVLNFLGVDEAVNEIRVQADCRVLVCGGGDGYDNLSQATLARLEPNGVLDASFGTAGVHLETIDSALNTPTTFTGMTLDNADRIIAVGRVYMTSFYYGDFLIGRYLSPNDFAVDCTPEFNLGVEELSSAGRLDLYPNPCSTQVSIQMPKEVALIQEVELFDSAGRRVAQYSNLSNGSILDLPALGNGLYLIRCSARGSVLQTKLLVDN; the protein is encoded by the coding sequence ATGAAACCTCTCTCTGTAAAGACCACAGTACTTACTGCACTTACCCTTTTGGGACTAGGCGATCTCCTAGCTCAGCGGGACTCTACGTTCAACATGACAAGCTGGAACAATTTCGATTTCAATGGCTTCTCCTTTGGTGCGACTGATGTAGCTGAAGATGTGACCATTCAAAGCACCGGGCGCATTGTTGTCGGAGGGTGGTTTGCAAGCGGTGCGGGCGGGAATGGATGGAATTGCGGGATGACCGGGTTCATGACTTCCGGTCTACTGGACTCAACTTTCGGTGTTGATGGAAGTAGTAGACTGGACATTTCGCTTGCTTCGAATGACCGTGGTGTATCACTGATCGTTGACGGTGTGGATCGGCTTTATCTGGGTGGTGGTTCGGATTCTCGTTCTGCTATATGCCGCTTCACTCAGGATGGGATCATTGACAGTACGTTCGGTGTAAATGGCCGCGTTGTTGAACAAGGATCGATCGCGAATGGGATCACACAAATTGTATGGGATGACCAAGCCCGCTTGCTATGTTCAGGAAGTTACGGCAGTGATGGAGCGATCTGGCGATTATCTGAAGATGGTACATATGATGGGTCTTTTGGTACGAATGGTAGGGTTTTGATGGAGGCCCTCGCGAGCAGCTCCTCCTTCAATTGTATTGCTTTCGACACCGCCACAACCACATACACCGTGGCCGGTAACACCGGTAGCGACATATTGGTCGCGCGATTCAGCGCAGCCGGCACGTTGGATACCACTTTCGCTGGCACTGGTTGGACCACCCGCTCGTTAAGCAATTTCAACGACGAGCTGCACAGCATTGCCATCGATAGCGAACACCGCATCTTAGTGGGTGGTTCGCAGACCAATGGTAACGAGGCAGTCGTACTGCGTTACCAGTGGAACGGCATACTTGATACAACATGGAATGAGAACGGTGTTGTTGTGCTGAATTTCTTGGGGGTCGATGAAGCCGTGAACGAGATCAGGGTGCAAGCGGATTGCAGGGTATTGGTTTGTGGTGGCGGGGATGGATATGACAATTTGAGTCAGGCAACCCTTGCGCGGCTCGAACCGAACGGTGTCCTGGATGCTTCGTTCGGTACGGCAGGTGTACACTTAGAGACGATTGATAGTGCATTAAACACTCCAACGACGTTTACGGGAATGACATTGGACAATGCCGATAGGATCATCGCGGTCGGCCGTGTTTATATGACGAGTTTTTATTATGGTGATTTCTTGATCGGACGGTACTTATCGCCCAATGACTTCGCCGTCGATTGCACTCCGGAATTCAACCTCGGTGTTGAAGAGCTCTCGTCAGCGGGTCGCTTGGATCTTTATCCGAATCCTTGCTCAACGCAGGTCTCGATCCAAATGCCGAAGGAAGTAGCGCTTATCCAAGAAGTTGAACTGTTCGACTCTGCAGGTCGGCGCGTGGCACAGTATTCAAACCTTTCAAACGGTTCGATCTTGGACCTTCCCGCGCTCGGGAATGGGTTGTACCTAATCCGCTGCAGTGCGCGTGGTAGTGTGCTCCAAACCAAATTGCTCGTTGACAATTAG
- a CDS encoding T9SS type A sorting domain-containing protein — MKRSIPTLALSILFGAACSSTVYSQCAIGEVEVTIDVMTDAFGYETYWELLPSGNACGTGTIFAGGNTAVGCNGAGAQTQTPGGYGDNLTISEGPWCFVDGSQYDIFWADDYGDDGLDFEVFVNGISAGQFDGTGEGQTFTFTASIPPARDMAITTITAAKYVFENANVMVSGHIQSLGADVVTSFDLNYRINSGAVVTENVSPVFMNAGDIILFEHGTPLTPSGVGANTLTVWASNINGDTDLVPANDELSSELIVNAAIPNIIDQYLIGVPTIQVVAGAGDGLNIPRDLDFHKDLARNELWVVNKDTEESGSSTVTFMDVNAPVIQSQMLEDQNNWHFMSLTTGLAMSDNGNFATSPGVYDANHNGGDAFTGPSLWSSDLAVYAQPSGGNGSHLDMLHQNPESQGIAHESLNRFWVTDGYNGDVTMNDFRNDHGPGADDHVDGIIKRYQEFSITKDPNDHIVSHLVLDKPTGWLYVVDHGAQRVMRIDINSGTTGPAPTWPPTGPYENYAEYTTVLNYDWEEVISTGLVEPAGIEVIGYRLLVSDHSNGDIIVYDISSTPLVELGRIQTNMPGIMGIVLGPNGKIWAVNATTSELLLIEPDAIAGVPELSTTILLNAYPNPAKDRVQVSLERYAGGTVRLELLDAAGRLVVGTTATANRMDLDVSGMPVGLYQLRATLADGHQLQQPLMIAR; from the coding sequence CGAGGTGGAAGTGACCATTGATGTAATGACCGATGCGTTCGGTTATGAAACCTACTGGGAATTATTGCCTAGTGGAAATGCCTGTGGCACGGGGACCATCTTCGCTGGGGGAAATACCGCCGTTGGGTGCAATGGTGCTGGTGCACAGACGCAAACACCGGGCGGGTACGGCGATAACCTTACCATCTCAGAAGGGCCTTGGTGTTTTGTGGATGGTTCACAATACGACATCTTTTGGGCGGACGACTATGGCGATGATGGGTTGGATTTCGAAGTGTTCGTGAACGGCATCAGCGCCGGACAATTCGATGGAACCGGCGAGGGACAGACCTTTACGTTCACCGCATCAATACCTCCCGCTCGTGACATGGCCATAACCACCATCACTGCTGCCAAATACGTATTCGAGAATGCGAATGTGATGGTAAGCGGACATATCCAGTCGTTAGGGGCGGATGTGGTGACTTCATTCGATCTGAACTACCGCATCAACAGTGGTGCGGTGGTCACGGAAAATGTAAGTCCAGTATTCATGAACGCTGGTGATATCATCCTGTTCGAACACGGTACACCACTCACACCTTCCGGCGTTGGGGCGAATACACTTACGGTCTGGGCATCCAACATTAATGGCGATACGGACCTTGTGCCTGCAAATGATGAACTATCCAGCGAGCTGATCGTTAATGCAGCTATTCCCAACATCATCGACCAGTACCTTATTGGAGTTCCTACCATACAAGTTGTTGCTGGTGCCGGTGATGGGTTGAACATACCGCGCGACCTGGATTTCCACAAGGACCTTGCGCGCAACGAACTCTGGGTGGTGAATAAGGATACCGAAGAAAGCGGAAGTAGCACCGTGACCTTCATGGATGTGAATGCACCTGTGATCCAATCGCAAATGCTCGAGGATCAGAACAATTGGCATTTCATGTCGTTGACCACCGGACTTGCGATGTCCGACAACGGCAATTTTGCGACCAGCCCTGGTGTGTATGACGCGAACCACAATGGCGGCGATGCTTTTACCGGACCATCACTATGGAGCAGCGACCTTGCTGTGTATGCGCAACCTTCCGGCGGCAACGGTAGCCACTTGGACATGCTGCATCAGAATCCCGAGAGCCAAGGCATTGCACACGAAAGCCTGAACCGCTTCTGGGTAACTGACGGTTACAATGGCGACGTGACAATGAACGATTTCCGCAACGATCATGGTCCGGGAGCGGATGATCATGTGGATGGTATCATCAAACGCTATCAGGAATTCTCCATCACTAAAGATCCGAACGATCATATCGTAAGCCACTTGGTCCTGGACAAGCCAACAGGATGGCTCTATGTGGTGGATCATGGTGCGCAGCGCGTTATGCGCATCGACATCAACTCGGGAACCACAGGACCAGCACCAACGTGGCCACCTACTGGACCATACGAGAATTATGCGGAATACACCACCGTGTTGAATTACGATTGGGAAGAAGTGATCAGCACCGGACTTGTGGAGCCAGCGGGTATTGAAGTGATCGGCTATCGCCTGCTTGTTTCCGACCATAGCAATGGTGACATCATCGTGTACGACATCAGTTCCACACCTCTTGTAGAACTGGGCCGTATCCAAACGAACATGCCCGGTATAATGGGGATCGTTCTAGGACCGAATGGAAAGATATGGGCAGTGAATGCCACCACCAGCGAACTGCTCTTGATAGAGCCGGACGCCATTGCTGGTGTACCGGAACTCAGCACTACAATTCTGCTCAATGCTTACCCGAATCCTGCAAAGGATCGTGTGCAAGTTTCACTGGAGCGTTATGCAGGTGGCACGGTGCGCCTTGAACTCTTGGATGCGGCAGGTCGCCTGGTAGTTGGCACCACCGCAACGGCCAACCGCATGGATCTGGATGTTTCAGGAATGCCTGTAGGGTTGTACCAACTGCGTGCAACGCTTGCCGATGGGCACCAATTGCAACAGCCGCTCATGATCGCGCGGTGA
- a CDS encoding DUF2059 domain-containing protein, with protein MKYLLLSLQLMVLLNTTYAQQVDTTIFARINEQIQHFVPDTANVPVDSVTYRIRELRALKGGFNIQEAMAYKLTEALGKQEISDSTYQALSTYIESGNGKRLLDNAITAIYRDQFTYAELGDLIAFYSSPTGQKIARETPLIIVASIKSAEFVMALSGSTD; from the coding sequence ATGAAATACCTCCTGCTCTCACTGCAATTGATGGTGCTGCTCAACACCACCTACGCACAGCAAGTTGACACAACGATCTTCGCCCGGATCAATGAACAGATACAGCACTTCGTACCCGATACCGCGAACGTGCCCGTGGATAGTGTTACGTATAGGATCCGCGAATTGCGCGCATTGAAGGGCGGTTTCAACATACAGGAAGCCATGGCTTATAAACTCACCGAAGCCTTGGGTAAGCAAGAGATCTCCGATTCCACCTACCAGGCCCTCAGTACCTACATCGAAAGCGGGAATGGAAAACGGCTGCTTGACAATGCCATAACTGCGATCTACCGGGACCAGTTCACCTACGCGGAACTCGGCGACCTCATCGCCTTCTACAGCAGCCCCACGGGTCAGAAAATAGCACGCGAAACACCGCTCATAATAGTGGCATCCATCAAGTCCGCGGAATTCGTAATGGCGCTATCCGGTTCAACGGACTAA
- a CDS encoding IS110 family transposase, with amino-acid sequence MKHWIGIDVSSATLDFALLDEHGVHLESLQVSNGRTAVMTLMNSWKKRYGVDTGECLVCLEPTGHYTLMLLNLIVEQHWHAWLAHPLDIQKSMGIKRVKNDKVDALRIAQYARTFREKTRLFTAQNLKLDKLKHLLTRRQHLVRVRAMYKKHLSDLNRYMDKDIKKAFDQLDKRLTVALDRAVIRVEQLIMAQIKADDITSEQYNLLLTIPGVGPQLASYLIALTDGFHRFTNPRELACHAGVAPFERSSGSSIRGRTQVSHQANKILKTMLHMAALANVQREGELKVYFQRKVSEGKKPILVVNAVRNKIIHCVCAVIRNNRPYEQRQLVQN; translated from the coding sequence ATGAAGCATTGGATCGGTATCGATGTGAGCAGTGCAACCTTGGATTTCGCATTGCTCGATGAACACGGTGTTCACTTGGAGAGCTTGCAAGTAAGCAATGGTCGTACAGCCGTAATGACGCTAATGAACAGCTGGAAGAAACGATACGGAGTTGACACCGGGGAATGCCTAGTGTGTTTGGAACCTACCGGGCACTATACGTTGATGTTGCTTAATCTGATCGTGGAGCAGCACTGGCATGCTTGGTTGGCGCACCCGCTCGATATACAAAAGAGCATGGGCATCAAGCGTGTGAAGAACGACAAAGTGGACGCTTTGCGGATCGCGCAATACGCACGCACATTTCGAGAGAAAACACGTTTGTTCACAGCACAGAACCTCAAGCTCGATAAACTCAAGCACCTGCTCACACGTAGGCAACACTTGGTTCGCGTCAGAGCCATGTACAAGAAGCATCTCTCGGACCTGAACCGCTACATGGACAAGGACATTAAAAAGGCGTTCGACCAACTTGACAAGCGTTTGACCGTTGCTTTGGATCGTGCCGTGATACGCGTAGAGCAACTGATCATGGCACAGATCAAAGCCGATGATATAACCAGTGAACAATACAACCTGTTGCTCACGATCCCCGGCGTAGGCCCACAATTAGCGAGCTATTTGATCGCGCTCACCGATGGCTTCCATCGATTTACGAACCCACGCGAACTGGCATGTCATGCTGGTGTAGCTCCATTTGAGCGTAGTTCTGGTAGCAGTATTCGCGGACGAACGCAAGTATCACATCAAGCCAACAAGATCCTTAAGACCATGCTCCACATGGCTGCACTTGCCAACGTGCAACGCGAAGGAGAATTAAAGGTCTACTTCCAACGCAAAGTATCTGAAGGCAAGAAGCCGATATTGGTTGTCAATGCGGTCCGTAATAAGATCATCCATTGTGTTTGCGCCGTGATCCGCAACAACCGGCCCTATGAGCAGCGGCAATTAGTGCAGAATTGA